One region of Gossypium raimondii isolate GPD5lz chromosome 6, ASM2569854v1, whole genome shotgun sequence genomic DNA includes:
- the LOC128041759 gene encoding secreted RxLR effector protein 161-like, which produces MGNLNKEVYMDPSPGDDMDEIRRLKEHLALEFEIKDLGPLKYFLGMEVVRSKKGFVVSQKKYVIDLLKEVRMSGCRLADISIDPNVKFRNKEGQLVDKGQYQRLVGKLIYLSHTSPDIAFVVSVVSQFMHSSMEEHEESVFWILRYLKSSPGKGLFFKKSEQKRIEAYTDADWADSITDRRFTSGYHTFVWGNLVTWRSKKQNVVTRSIAEAEFRSMAQGICEMM; this is translated from the exons ATGGGAAACTTGAATAAGGAAGTTTACATGGATCCTTCTCCag GAGATGATATGGATGAAATAAGGCGTCTCAAGGAGCATCTAGCATTGGAGTTTGAGATCAAAGACTTGGGTCctttgaaatattttcttggAATGGAAGTTGTTCGATCAAAGAAGGGTTTTGTGGTCTCTCAGAAAAAATATGTGATTGATCTTTTAAAAGAAGTTAGGATGAGTGGTTGCCGCCTAGCTGACATATCAATTGatccaaatgtaaaatttagaaataaagaaGGTCAATTAGTTGATAAAGGGCAGTACCAAAGATTAGTCGGTAAGTTAATTTACTTATCACATACAAGTCCAGACATAGCTTTTGTAGTGAGCGTAGTGAGTCAATTTATGCACTCCTCAATGGAGGAACATGAAGAATCAGTGTTTTGGATTCTGAGATACTTGAAAAGTTCACCTGGAAAGGGCTTATTCTTTAAGAAATCCGAACAAAAAAGAATTGAAGCTTATACAGATGCAGACTGGGCAGACTCAATAACAGATAGAAGATTTACATCAGGGTACCATACATTTGTATGGGGAAACCTTGTGACTTGGCgaagtaaaaaacaaaatgttGTAACAAGAAGTATTGCAGAGGCTGAGTTTAGGTCAATGGCTCaaggaatttgtgaaatgatgtGA